From the Esox lucius isolate fEsoLuc1 chromosome 21, fEsoLuc1.pri, whole genome shotgun sequence genome, one window contains:
- the mettl4 gene encoding N(6)-adenine-specific methyltransferase METTL4: MMSVVFKNTNGWLLDACSLVNQGVQLCTSAGKAAKEKSYFKCCFKQQCFKVLTSHVNVSGTNDISIPDRLLVLQGSENDASVHFNRSKRRKRKRSEMNQGEIDSLAYHLKIRSAIAEGTKSLVDAGLSCGYLSDVKEENEPLPSQECNLAALCDMAKGLPLVADISQVQFIRPEDGCSTTHLELFTQVTESCMDCAVELTLMGQKYIIPPRCSFLLSDLTRIQPLVDYGKLFNLIVMDPPWENKSVKRSGRYGFLPSTQLKRLPIPLLAAAGCVVVTWVTNRSSHLRFVKDELYPHWGVEVLAEWFWVKVTNSGKYVFPLDSPHKKPYEVLVLGRYRGSGDDSHRSRGNTELSMEDQRVIVSVPSALHSHKPSLSDVLKPYAGADADCLELFARSLQPGWTSWGNEVIKFQHVSYYTVELTSAPTDKSIDEDVGDPTDPSPEADLPPPPPPPAPQYLV, translated from the exons ATGATGTCGGTTGTGTTCAAAAATACCAATGGATGGCTGTTGGACGCGTGTTCACTTGTCAACCAAGGTGTCCAACTCTGCACTTCAGCGGGAAAAGCAGCAAAGGAAAAGtcgtattttaaatgttgttttaaacaGCAGTGTTTTAAGGTTTTAACGTCTCATGTAAATGTCAGTGGCACCAACGACATTTCCATTCCAGACAGATTGCTAGTGCTACAGGGGAGTGAAAATGACGCTTCAGTACATTTTAACCGATCGAAG AGAAGAAAACGTAAACGCAGTGAAATGAACCAAGGAGAAATTGATTCACTGGCCTACCATCTAAAG ATCAGGTCTGCCATTGCAGAGGGCACCAAATCCTTGGTGGATGCCGGGCTCTCCTGTGGTTACCTGAGTGACGTCAAAGAGGAGAATGAACCTCTGCCCTCCCAGGAATGCAACCTTGCTGCCTTGTGTGACATGGCTAAAGGCCTCCCTCTAGTGGCTGATATCAGCCAAGTGCAGTTTATAAGGCCTGAGGATGGCTGTAGCACAACACACCTTGAACTGTTCACGCAGGTCACTGAGAGCTGCATGGACTGTGCCGTTGAGTTGACGCTGATGGGACAGAAGTACATTATCCCTCCGCGATGTTCCTTCCTACTCTCAGATTTGACCAGAATCCAGCCTCTGGTTGACT ATGGGAAGTTGTTCAACCTCATTGTGATGGATCCTCCATGGGAAAACAAGTCTGTCAAAAGGAGTGGCAG GTATGGCTTTCTGCCCTCCACCCAGCTTAAAAGGCTGCCCATCCCCCTTCTGGCCGCTGCCGGCTGTGTGGTGGTCACCTGGGTGACCAACCGGTCCAGCCACCTGCGCTTTGTCAAGGATGAGCTGTACCCGCACTGGGGCGTGGAGGTGCTGGCTGAGTGGTTCTGGGTCAAG gTCACCAACTCTGGGAAGTATGTGTTTCCACTTGACTCCCCTCATAAGAAACCATATGAGGTGTTGGTGCTCGGTCGATATCGTGGGTCCGGAGATGACTCACACAG GTCTCGCGGGAACACGGAGCTCTCTATGGAGGATCAGCGTGTAATCGTCAGCGTCCCGTCAGCGCTGCACTCCCATAAACCCTCGCTCTCGG ATGTGTTGAAACCGTACGCTGGCGCCGATGCCGATTGCCTGGAACTGTTTGCCCGAAGCCTGCAGCCGGGCTGGACCAGCTGGGGCAACGAAGTGATCAAGTTTCAGCATGTCAGTTACTACACCGTGGAACTCACCAGCGCTCCAACAGACAAGTCTATAGACGAGGATGTGGGCGATCCAACTGACCCCTCCCCCGAAGCGgacctacccccccccccccccccccccgcaccccaATACCTCGTCTAA